The following proteins are co-located in the Portunus trituberculatus isolate SZX2019 chromosome 16, ASM1759143v1, whole genome shotgun sequence genome:
- the LOC123504442 gene encoding uncharacterized protein LOC123504442 translates to MVGFHRIRTTAYHPSSNGLLERAHRTLKTAIIARGQEWIQSLPVVLLGLRTMPNESGYSPFTAVTGSSDHSLQNSFIPPDLFHTTHVWLRRDRVRRSLEAPYTGPFRVLKRADKCFILELLSGAHETVSIDRLKPAYLLQSSFTAPARPSPSPEPVSSPSFGREGHRGPTTSSSKPQPVQDAVVLPLQQPRTRRTVRMKKDPDYIYY, encoded by the exons ATGGTGGGATTTCATCGCATCAGGACCACGGCATACCACCCATCCTCAAATGGGCTTCTGGAGAGGGCACACCGTACGCTGAAGACCGCGATCATTGCCAGAGGACAGGAATGGATTCAGTCTTTACCTGTCGTCCTGCTGGGTCTCCGGACGATGCCAAATGAGTCTGGTTATTCGCCTTTCACTGCCGTCACAGGAA GTAGTGATCATAGCCTCCAgaactccttcattcctccagaTTTGTTTCACACTACCCACGTCTGGCTCAGGAGAGATCGCGTTCGTCGCTCGCTCGAGGCACCATACACCGGTCCCTTTCGCGTGCTCAAGAGGGCAGACAAGTGCTTCATTCTTGAACTTCTATCTGGCGCTCATGAAACTGTCTCCATCGATCGATTGAAGCCTGCCTACTTACTACAGTCTTCATTTACGGCACCGGCACGCCCGTCTCCATCTCCTGAACCTGTCTCCAGTCCTAGTTTTGGACGTGAGGGCCATCGTGGACCGACGACGTCGAGCAGCAAGCCACAGCCTGTGCAAGATGCTGTGGTGCTCCCTCTTCAGCAGCCTCGGACAAGACGGACTGTGCGTATGAAGAAGGATCCTGACTATATTTACTATTAG
- the LOC123504534 gene encoding uncharacterized protein LOC123504534 isoform X1, which produces MESSVEEWFTIMEAQFHLQRISSESTKFYHVLSALPPNVVKHEVIQLFERTKPELFEQLISTAAMTGRPSAYMNELLSIATKVGVCEDLVRHKFTQALPATIGTVLAAQKDLPLSRLAKLGDELIPLARGQQQCFSIDSSVSTPSTTLPRRQRQDDRRALRSYGLKPFHEGQQPVVCRAHLYFGANARTCKPWCRWPTKPEYLHMQSSSRPTSPTRSTTSEAPALTSSSLI; this is translated from the coding sequence ATGGAGTCTTCAGTGGAAGAGTGGTTCACCATCATGGAGGCACAGTTTCACTTACAACGCATATCTTCAGAGTCAACCAAGTTCTACCACGTTCTATCTGCGCTTCCACCCAACGTCGTCAAGCACGAAGTGATTCAGTTGTTTGAACGGACCAAACCGGAGTTGTTTGAACAACTTATCTCTACTGCAGCGATGACTGGACGCCCGTCTGCTTACATGAATGAACTACTGAGCATCGCTACAAAGGTGGGTGTTTGTGAGGATTTAGTGAGGCACAAGTTTACACAAGCTCTTCCAGCTACGATTGGTACAGTTCTTGCAGCACAGAAAGACCTACCACTTAGTCGGCTGGCCAAGTTAGGAGACGAGCTTATACCTTTGGCTCGAGGACAGCAACAGTGCTTTTCTATAGATTCATCAGTGTCTACTCCTTCCACGACTCTGCCCAGGAGGCAGCGACAAGACGATCGTCGGGCACTTCGTAGTTACGGGTTAAAACCCTTCCATGAAGGTCAACAACCGGTAGTGTGTCGTGCTCATCTGTACTTCGGCGCAAATGCTCGAACCTGCAAGCCTTGGTGTAGATGGCCTACCAAACCGGAGTACCTTCACATGCAGTCATCTTCAAGACCTACCTCCCCGACTCGTTCAACTACTTCTGAAGCACCTGCTTTAACATCTAGTTCTTTAATCTAG